The genomic stretch GCGTGAACATGAACCCAGACCGCAAGGGAGCGAGCAACACCTCGGCGTCGCATCCGCACAGTGCCGCCACGGAGGAGGCTGCGGGGGCGCCGGCGCGTGCTCGCATCGAGGACGGCGGCGTACGGAAGCCTGGGCGCTTCGATCTCAGTGGCAGCCCCCGCACGCAGGCGGTGGAGCGACACCGCATCTTCGAGCCGCTGCAGGCGTGCGCCGCGCTGCTCGACCGGCTGCCCGCGCTGTTGCGGGACCCCGAGCAAGGCCCTGCCCTGCGCCAAGTCTGCGCCGCGCTGGAACAGACGTCACAGCGCATCGTCGACGCCGGCCTGGGGGATGACGAGGAATGGCGGCGCGCGGCGCCGGCCATGTATCGGGGTTTGCTCGCGGCGTCGCGGGTCCTCACCCATCTGCACGAAAAGACGCTGCGCAGCAGCCGTTGGTAGGCCAGGGGCCCAGCGAATCAAGGGGCCCCGGCCTTGGCCTGCGCGTTCTTCAAGATCGCGGTGATCCGCTGGCGCACCTGCTCCGCCTCGGCCGCGTTGGGCGCCGGATGCAGCCCGCCGGCCTGGGCTTGCAGGAAGCCGTTGAGCAACTGCAGCGCCCCGTTGCTGCCGCCCTCTCGCAACAGCTTGGCGGCATAACGGGACCACTCGGCATCGCCCATCCGGAACAAACAGCCGGCCAGCAAGGCGCTGGTCAACGCGGGATCGATGCGGGTCGCCACCTCGATCTGCTTCAGCAGGCGCACCGCGCCGATCCAGTTTTCCAGCCGGATCTGCAGCCGCACTTCGGCGAGCGTCGCCTGGCCCTCGTCGTAATGCAGGCGCAGCGCGGCGGCGAGGATGTCTTCCAGGTCGTCGTGCCGTGCGGTCGCGAGGCCCAGCGAGAAGATCTTCATCAACACCTTCAAGGCCAGGTCGCTGCCCGGAAGCGGATGGGGTTGATCGGATGACATAGGGCGAA from Caldimonas brevitalea encodes the following:
- a CDS encoding HrpB1 family type III secretion system apparatus protein; this encodes MSSDQPHPLPGSDLALKVLMKIFSLGLATARHDDLEDILAAALRLHYDEGQATLAEVRLQIRLENWIGAVRLLKQIEVATRIDPALTSALLAGCLFRMGDAEWSRYAAKLLREGGSNGALQLLNGFLQAQAGGLHPAPNAAEAEQVRQRITAILKNAQAKAGAP